A window of the Candidatus Methylomirabilota bacterium genome harbors these coding sequences:
- a CDS encoding DUF4149 domain-containing protein → MRGFIHTLAAALLGAGLGVQLFLSFLVAPSAFRVTDRPVAVRLMEALFPGYYGFGIVTTGLACGLTLWLALGGGRAPLRWAAVTLLGVVLAGTLYAGQILLPQARAARLRAQVAPAGDLAPLEFSRLHRRAVAVNIALFGVGAVALALHAAARPH, encoded by the coding sequence ATGCGGGGCTTCATCCACACCCTCGCCGCCGCGCTGCTCGGCGCGGGGCTGGGGGTGCAGCTGTTCCTCTCCTTTCTCGTGGCGCCCTCGGCCTTCCGCGTCACCGATCGGCCGGTGGCGGTCCGCCTCATGGAGGCGCTCTTTCCCGGCTACTACGGCTTCGGGATCGTCACGACCGGTCTGGCGTGCGGCCTGACGCTCTGGCTGGCCCTCGGGGGGGGCCGGGCGCCGCTCCGCTGGGCCGCCGTGACGCTGCTCGGCGTCGTCCTCGCGGGCACGCTCTACGCCGGGCAGATCCTGCTGCCCCAGGCGCGGGCGGCGCGCCTGCGCGCCCAGGTGGCGCCGGCCGGCGACCTGGCTCCGCTCGAGTTCTCGCGCCTCCACCGCCGGGCAGTGGCGGTGAACATCGCGCTCTTCGGCGTCGGCGCCGTCGCGCTCGCGCTCCACGCCGCCGCGCGTCCCCACTGA
- a CDS encoding FAD-binding oxidoreductase: protein MERARVVVVGGGFWGCSTLYHLAMLGLSDCLLVEQGELAGQTTGQAAGMIGQLRSSPAASRGAAYGVELLRRLAAEPGAPSPFREVGSVKVALTPGRVTELRRQVAEGRRLGLPVTLVAPEEAARLAPGLDSRRVLAAAHVASDGYVDPAATARALADRAERQGARVWTAARVERILVSRDRVQGVLTERGRVAASTVVLAAGPWAGLVAETAGVRLPVYPVRHQLAVSAPLTGLPTTFPLVRVPDACAYIRPDGRELWFGRFERRPLSYDPRTLRPGMTMKDVPPGTGALATARARLVEVFPPLGDVPVVSARAGLPAFTPDGEHLLGPLGRPRGLLIAAGCNATGIMDGLAMGRLVAELAAGQPPFLDVTAMHPGRFGGRYRGVAALRASCENVYRNYYSLRAGRV, encoded by the coding sequence GTGGAACGCGCACGGGTCGTCGTGGTGGGCGGTGGCTTCTGGGGGTGCAGCACGCTCTACCACCTCGCGATGCTGGGGCTCTCCGACTGTCTCCTCGTCGAGCAGGGCGAGCTGGCGGGGCAGACGACGGGGCAGGCCGCGGGGATGATCGGGCAGCTCCGGAGCTCGCCCGCCGCGTCGCGCGGCGCCGCCTACGGGGTCGAGCTCCTGCGCCGGCTGGCCGCCGAACCCGGCGCCCCGAGCCCGTTCCGGGAGGTCGGCAGCGTCAAGGTCGCGCTCACCCCGGGGCGGGTCACGGAGCTCCGCCGGCAGGTGGCCGAGGGCCGGCGGCTCGGCCTCCCGGTGACGCTCGTCGCGCCCGAGGAGGCCGCGCGGCTCGCCCCGGGCCTCGACTCGCGTCGTGTGCTCGCGGCGGCGCACGTGGCCTCGGACGGCTACGTCGATCCGGCGGCGACCGCCCGCGCCCTGGCCGACCGGGCCGAGCGCCAGGGCGCCCGCGTCTGGACGGCCGCCCGGGTCGAGCGGATCCTGGTGAGCCGCGATCGGGTGCAGGGGGTGTTGACCGAGCGGGGGCGGGTGGCCGCGTCGACCGTCGTGCTCGCCGCCGGACCCTGGGCCGGCCTCGTGGCGGAGACCGCCGGCGTGCGGCTCCCCGTCTACCCCGTCCGCCATCAGCTCGCCGTCAGCGCGCCGCTCACCGGGTTGCCCACCACGTTCCCCCTCGTGCGCGTCCCCGACGCGTGCGCGTACATCCGGCCCGACGGCCGCGAGCTCTGGTTCGGGCGGTTCGAGCGGCGGCCCCTGAGCTATGACCCGCGGACGCTGCGGCCGGGGATGACGATGAAGGACGTGCCGCCGGGGACCGGCGCGCTCGCCACCGCGCGAGCGCGGCTCGTCGAGGTCTTTCCGCCGCTCGGCGACGTGCCGGTCGTGAGCGCGCGGGCGGGCCTGCCCGCCTTCACGCCGGACGGCGAGCATCTCCTCGGCCCGCTCGGCCGGCCGCGCGGCCTCCTGATCGCGGCGGGCTGCAACGCCACCGGGATCATGGACGGCCTGGCGATGGGACGGCTCGTGGCGGAGCTGGCCGCCGGTCAGCCGCCGTTCCTCGACGTGACGGCCATGCACCCCGGGCGCTTCGGCGGGCGCTACCGGGGGGTCGCGGCGCTGCGCG